GCATGGGAAGCACTTGGACATGACCTTGGGTGCAATCCAGAAACGGACGAGGTACTGGCATCGGTGCGGTATGCCGCCACGCTAGCAAGCAATGACGCTGCTGTCGCAGCAATCACCTATGTGCTGGCGAACCCCTGCGAGGAGCCCCTGGAGTTTCTGCGCTGCTGGAACGAAGGCAACTTCGACGCCCTGCGCAAAGAGTGGGAGAACGTCCCAGATGAGGTGTTCATCGGCGCCGATCCTCTGTTCAAGCCCAGCAAGGAGAGCCAGGTATGAACAACCTCTACCGCATCCATCCCCAGTCCAGCTTCAATTTCGGTGGCCTGGTCATCGACAACTTCGCTGGCGGCGGCGGCGCCTCAACCGGGATCGAAATGGCCCTCGGACGCCCTGTGGATATCGCCATCAACCACGACCCCGAAGCCATCGCCATGCATGAGGTCAACCACCCCCACACCAAGCACTATTGCGAATCGGTGTGGGAGGTCGACCCGCGCACCATCACCGGCGGCAAGCCCGTCGAGCTGGCCTGGTTCAGCCCCGACTGCAAGCACTTCAGCAAGGCCAAGGGCGGCAAGCCGGTGAAGAAGGAGATCCGGGGCCTCGCCTGGGTGGCCATCCGCTACGCCGCCACGGTGAAACCGCGCGTGATCATGCTGGAGAACGTCGAGGAGTTCATCACCTGGGGCCCACTGGCCGATGGCCGCCCCTGCCCGAAGAACAAGGGCCGGACCTTCAACAGCTTCGTCAACGCCCTGCGCCGCCACGGCTACCAGGTGGAGTGGCGCGAGCTGCGGGGCAACGCCTACGGCGCGGCAACCATCCGCAAGCGACTGTTCCTCATCGCCCGCTGTGACGGCAGGCCCATCGCCTGGCCAGAGCCCACCCATGCGCCGGCCGACAGCCCAGAGGTGAAGGCAAAGCGCGCCCTGCCGCAGCGCCTGGCCGCCGATATCATCGACTGGTCGATCCCCTGCCCGTCCATCTTCCTCACCCGCGAGGAGGGGAAGGCGGCAGGTGTGCGCCGGCCGCTGGCCGAGGCCACCATGCGCCGCATCGCGCGGGGCATCCAGCGCTTCGTGCTGGACGCCGAGCAGCCCTTCCTGGTGAAGGTGAACCACGGCTACGACTATTTCCGCGGGCAATCCCTAGAGGAGCCCCTGCAGACCATGACCAGCAAGCTGGGCACTGGTCTGGTGGTGCCGAAGCTGGCCCCCTTCATCACCGAGCACGCCAACGGCACGACCCAGCGCAACATGCCGATCGATGCCCCCCTGCGCACCATCTGTGCCGAGGTCAAGGGCGGTCACTTCGCCCTGGTAGCACCGACGCTGGTCCAGCTCGGCTATGGCGAGCGCGAAGGCCAAGCGCCCCGGGTGCCCGGTCTGGACAAACCACTGGGCACCGTGGTGGCCGGCGGCGGCAAGCACGGCCTGGTCGCTGCTTTCCTCGCCAAGCACTTCGGCGGCAACTACACCGGGCCGGGCGCCGATCTAGCCACCGCGCTCCACACCATCACCCCCCAGGACCATCACGCCTTGGTGACCGCCCACATCCAGCGAGACTTCACCGGCAGCACCGGCCACGCGGCAGACGAACCCCTGGCCACCGTCACCGCCGGCGGCAGCGGCAAGGCCGCACTGGTGGCTAGCAGCCTGGTGAAACTGCGCGGTACCAGCCGCCATGGCCAGCCCCTGGACGAGCCGCTGCACACCGTCAGCGCCCAGGGCAACCACCACGCCGAGGTGCGCGCGTTCCTGCTCAAGTACTACGAGCACGGCAATGGACAGGCCTTGAACGAACCCCTGCACACCATCACCACGAAAGACCGCATTGGCCTGGTTATGGTCAAGGGCGAGCCCTACCAGATCGTGGACATCGGCATGCGCATGCTGGAACCCCACGAGCTCTACGCGGCCCAGGGCTTCCCGGCCAACTACATCCACAACCGCACTGCCACCAAGCCCGAACTGAGCAAGGCCGCCCAGGTCCGCATGTGCGGCAACAGCGTCTGCCCGCCAGTGGCCGCCGCCCTGGTGCGCGCGAACCTGGTAGAGCAGCAGCAGAGCGAGGAGGCGGCATGAGCGAGAGGTACCAGCTTCACCTGGGCGACTGCCTCGTGGTTATGCGCAGCATGGACGACAACAGCGTGGACAGCATCGTCACCGACCCGCCCTACGGCCTGAGCTTCATGGGCAAGCGCTGGGACTGCGACGTGCCAGCGATCGAGGTGTGGGCCGAGTGTCTGCGCGTGCTTAAGCCGGGCGGTCACTTACTGGCGTTCGCCGGTACCCGCACCCAGCACCGCATGGCCGTTCGCATCGAAGACGCCGGCTTCGAGATCCGCGACCTGATCGCCTGGGTGTACGGCTCGGGCTTTCCGAAGTCGCGAAACCTGGATGGCGACTGGCAGGGCTGGGGAACGGCGCTCAAGCCGGCCATGGAGCCAATCACCATCGCCCGAAAGCCGCTGGCCGGGACGGTTGCCGCGAACGTGCTGGCCCACGGTACCGGCGCGCTGAACATTGACGGTTGCCGTATACCGGCAGAGGCCATGCAGCCGAACACTGGCGCAGGAGGCCTACCCCGGCGCCGGCCAGAGGAGCAGCGCGGCGCCGGGGTCGTAGCTCAGCCGCACCCGAGCGGCCGGTGGCCAGCCAACCTGATCCATGACGGCAGCGCCGAGGTGGTGGAAGCATTCCCCGATGAGACCGGCGCCAGTGCACCGGTGAAAGGGACCGAGCCGACCGCCAACGGCTTCAGCGGTGCCGTGAAGTACAGCGGGATGCTCGATCGAGTGCCCGGTGCCTTCCACGGCGACTCGGGCAGCGCGGCTCGCTTCTTCTACTGCCCCAAGACCAGCCGCCTGGATCGCAACGAGGGCTGCGAGGACATGGAGCGCAAGCCCCTGCACTGGTCCAGCGGCGACCAGAACCCCGGGAGCTTCCAGTCAGCGGGTACCGACAAAAGCAGCCAGAACCACCACCCCACGGTGAAGCCCACCGACCTGATGGCCTACTTGTGCCGCCTGGTCACACCGCCCGGCGGAACGGTGCTGGACCCGTTCATGGGCAGCGGCAGCACAGGCAAGGCGGCCATGCGCGAGGGATTCCGGTTCATCGGCTGCGAGCTGTCGCCGGAGTACTTCGCGATCGCGCAGGCGCGCATCGGTCATGAACTCGATCGAGCGAACGCGGCGATCGAGGAAGCAGCTGCTCGAGCAGCACAACTCGATATCTTCGCCATAACACCGCAGGAGGATGCCGCATGAGCAAGCGCAAACCCTACAACCACCGCGCCAGGGTTCACGCCTACTTCAAGGCCATGCTCCGCATCAACCATGTGGCGGTGGTCGATGCAGAGGCTAGCGACGTCCAAACGCTGATCAACTGGAAGAACGCAGCCCTGATCACCTCGAAGGCCCGCCCCACCATCGTCGACGCGGTGTGCGACATCCCACACCAGTGGTGCATCTACCTGGCCGCGCTCTGCCGTGACCAGGCCGGTACGCGCTACATGAAGTCCATTGAGGTGGCGCCCCAGGGCGCCTACCTCGCCAAGGACCTCGAGCAGGTCATCGAGACCTACAGCGTTGAGTTGAAAGATGGCTGCAACCCGCAACACCTGCAGGGCATGGCCTGGATCGCGATCCCGGACACCGTTTCCCTGGAAGAGCCCCAGGCCGCCCGCGTCTTCGATGCCGTCGGCGCCTGGCCAACAAAGGAGGCAGCATGAACAACAAGCCACTCGACCGCCTCATCAAGATCGAGGAGGTCATGCTGCAGATCGGCATGGGCCGGACGAAGCTCTACGACATGATCCAGCTCGAAGAATTTCCAGCACCTGTGAAGCTGGGGCGCTACTCGCGATGGTCACAGCTGGAGGTTCAGGACTGGATCGAACAGCAAAAAGGAAAAAGGGCGGCTTGAGCCGCCCTTACTCATTGACCGCCGACAAGCAGAAGTCCTGCCACCAACGCATCATTTCCACCCGCTCGGGCAGGTACTGGGCATGGTTATAGGCGGCCTTGGTTTGGTTGCCCTCTGCATGAGCCAGTTGGATCTCAATCACTTCCCCGCGGAATAGGCCCGATTCGTAGAGATGTGTTGAAGCCGTGGCCCGGAAATCATGGCAGGTAAACCCCTTCATACCGAGTCGCTCAAGCGCCCGATTGAAGGTCGAGCCATCCACCGGTTTGTCGGGGTGCCGCAGTCCGGGGAACATCAGGCCGCGCCCGCCAGTGATGGAGTGCAACTCCTTCAGCAGTTCGACCGCCCGCGGCGGAAGCGGTACCAGGTGGCGCCGCCGCTTCTTCATGAACTCCGCCGGGATATCCCAGAGCGCTGCCTCGAGATCCACGTCCTCCCACCGCCCACGTCGGATCTCCACTGTCCGTAGAAACAGCAGCTGCATCAATTCCAAGGCGATGGTGTTGGTCCGAAAGCCGCCATAGGTCTTCAGCTGCTCTCGGAAGTGGGCCATGTCCGCTACCGACATCGGTCGACTGTGCTCAATGGGCTTCCGCACGAATGCACCATACAACGCAGATGCCGGATCAGCGTCGGCCCGCAGCGTACGAACGGCAAAGCGGAACATCTGCGAAAGCCAGTTACACAGGGATATGGCGTAGTAGGTCGCACCACGCTTCTCCATCCGCCGCAAGCACTCAAGCAGGTGGGCCGCCGTCACGTCACGCACCGGCATCTTGCCCACATAGGGGAATAGGTTCTTGGCGAACGCCCGGGTCAGTTGGTTACGGTATCCATCGCTGATTCCTACCTTGCCGTTGATCCACTCCAAGGCGACCACTTTAAAGGAGGACTGATTCTCCAGGGACTGCCGCGCCCGATCAGTGCGCCGCACATGCGCCGGGTGTCGGCCTTGCTTGACCAAGGCCCGAGCCTTGTCTCGCTCAGCCCTTGCCTCAGCCAGGCCCATCTCAGGATACTCGCCCAAGGCAAAGACGTTTTCCTTTCCGTCGATCTTGTACCGGTACCGCCAGTACTTGCCGCCGGTCGGCCGGATTTCTACGAACAGCCCGCGCTCGTCTGTGAGCTTACGAGGCTTGTCGCCCGGCTTCGCCTGCCGGACCTGGACATCTGTGAGTGGCATAGGTGGGTATCGCCTAGTGGGTAAAAATACCCCGCTTTAATACCCGCTTTTTTGTTGGCTGGAACAGCACGCCACGGAACACCCACGAACACCAACGCCATGCAGCCCGCAGCCTGCGCGGGTGAAAAGAATGCAAAAAAACGGCCGAGAACGGCCTGCGCAGTCAATGTGGATGATCTTTCGTTGCGGCATGGCGGTCGGCGATGCGTAAGGTTCACGAATGATATCGCGTCCGGCTGCCTAGGCTCCCGTCGGAACACGCGCCCCATCAGAATCGCTAAATATTTGAGGAAAAAAGATTTTTCCCCACAAACCGTTTGACAGTTCCCATCAGAACTGTAGAATTGCCGGCGCGGGATGGAGCAGTCTGGTAGCTCGTCGGGCTCATAACCCGAAGGTCGTTGGTTCAAATCCAGCTCCCGCAACCAAATTCGAGCAAAGGCCACTCTTCGGAGTGGCCTTTTTCGTTTGGGCTGAAAGTAACCATTTGATTTAAATGGAAGAAATCGTTTGACAGCCCCCTCCAGAACTGTAGAATTGCCGGCGCGGGATGGAGCAGTCTGGTAGCTCGTCGGGCTCATAACCCGAAGGTCGTTGGTTCAAATCCAGCTCCCGCAACCAGATTCGAGCAAAGGCCACTCTTCGGAGTGGCCTTTTTCGTTTCCGTCCTTTTCCCCCTCCCCCGCCCGTCCAGGCGCTCCGTCGGCACGCCGTTCGCGACAGCCTCCACTTCTATACTTCTAGCGCGCCCATCCATCTATTGGAGGTCGGCCATGCCTGCGTCCTGCGTGCCCAGCGAAGAAGTCGAATACCTGAACCGCGCCCTGCGGACCCTGAGCGGCTGCAATCGCGCCCTGCTGCGCGCCGAGGACGAGGCCTTCCTGTTCCAGGAGATCTGCCGCGTGGTGGTGGAGGAAGGCGGCTACCGCATGGCCTGGGTTGGTCGCGCCGAGCAGGACGAAGCGCAGACGGTGACCCCCATGGCCCATGTCGGCCTCGACCAGGACTACGTGAATTCCCTGCAGATGACCTGGGCCGACCGGGAGCGCGGGCGCGGCCCCACCGGCACCGCCATCCGCACCGGCACCCCCACGCTCAGCCGCAATATCCTCACCGATCCCAAGGTCGGCCCCTGGCGGGAGAACGCCATCACCCACGGCATCGCCTCGGTCCTGTCGCTGCCCCTGCGGGTGGACGGCCGCGTCTTCGGTGCCCTGGCCATCTGCGCCAAGGAGCCGGATGCCTTTGGCGAACGGGAGCTGGCGCTGCTCAGCGAGGCCGCCGACGACCTGGCCTTCGGCCTCCAGGCGCTGCGTGGCAAGGCCCAGCGACGCCAGGCGGAACGGCAGGTGGAAACGCTGAATCGCGCCCTGGCTACCCGGGTGGCGGTGAACCACGCGGTGATCCACGCCACCGATGAAACGCCGCTGCTGGCGGAAATCTGCAGGGTGCTGGTGGAGGAATGCGGTTACCGCCAGGCCTGGGTGGACTATCGCCAGTCTGACCCGACCCGCCCCTACCGGATGATGGCCTGCGATGCCGCCGACGGCATCTGCCAGGGCTGGGGTTCGGGGCGGCATGACGCCAGCTTCCACGGTCGGCTGGAACAGAACCTCGAGGCCGGACAACCCCTGGTGATGCGGGACCTGCTCAACACTCCCACTGCGGCCTTGCACCAGGAAGCCCGGGAGCTTGGCTTCGCCGCCGCCCTGGTCCTGCCCCTCAAGGTGGACGACGACCTGATCGGCATGCTGGTGATCATGGCCGAACACGCCGACGCCTTCGACGATCCGGAAGTGGAGCTGTTGCTGGCCATGGCCAACGACCTGGCGTTCGGCATCGCCGCCCTGCGTACCCGTGCCCGGGCAGTGGAAGCCGAAACCACCATCCGCCGCATGGCCTTCGAAGACACCCTCACCGGCCTCCCCAACCGCTTGCGCTTGCGGGAACTGCTGGACGACGCCATCAGCGTCGCCCGACAGGACCGTCGCCCCTTCGGCCTGCTGCACCTGGAGATCGCCCGTAACCAGGAAATCAACGAAACCCTCGGCTACCGGGAAGGCGATCGCCTGCAGGTGGAGATCGCCACGCGCCTGACGCAAGTGGTGGGCCCCGAGCGTACGGTGGCACGAATGGGGGAATGCGAATTCGCGGTACTCATGCCCAACGGCGGCGCCGAGCAGGCCTCGCAGTTGGCGAGACAGATCCTCACGGCCCTCTACGATCCGGTGGAACTTTCCGGCCTCTTCCTGGAAGCCCGCGCCAGCATCGGCATCGCGCTCTATCCCGGCCATGGCACGGCTCCGGAATCGCTGATTCGTCGCTCCGGCAGCGCCATGGAGCAGGCGAAACGAGCCAATGCGGGCTTCGCGCTGTTCCAGGGCGGGCTCGACCAGGAATGCGCCCAGCACCTGACGCTGATGGGCGACCTGCGCCGGGCCATCGACCGCAACGAACTGCTGCTCTACTACCAGCCCAAGGTGGAGATCGCCAGCAACCGCGTGTGCGGCACCGAGGCCCTGGTGCGCTGGCGCCACCCGCAGCACGGCATGCTGCCGCCGGACGAGTTCGTGCGCCTGGCGGAGAACACCGGCCTGATCACCCCGCTGACCCTCTGGGTCCTGGATACCGCCCTGGGCCAGCGCTACGCCTGGCACGAAGAGGGCGACGAGCGCCCCATCTCGGTCAACCTGTCGGCCCACGACCTGCGGGATCCGCGCCTGCTGGAACGTATCCAGGGCTCCTTCGCGACCTGGGGGGCCAAGCCCCACTGGATCGAGTTCGAACTCACCGAAAGCGCCCTGATGGAGGACCCGGTAGCCTCCATGCAAACCCTCAGCGCCCTCAAGGAACTGGATGCGCACCTGACCATCGATGACTTCGGCACGGGTTACTCATCCCTGGCCTATCTGCAGAAACTGCCGGTGGACTCCCTGAAGATCGACCAGTCGTTCGTCACCCGCATGACCAGCAACGACGGCTCGGCGAAGATCGTCCGCTCCATCATCGAACTGGCCCACAACCTGGACCTGACCGTGGTGGCCGAAGGCGTGGAGGACCAGCTCACCCTCAACCAGCTTGGCCAGTTCGGCTGCGATATCGTCCAGGGCTATCGCATCAGCCAGCCGATTCCCGCCGAGCAGTTCCGCGACTGGGAGGTCCGCTCCACCTGGCACTGAGCGCGGCATTTCGCCGCCCCCGCCCAGCCCGTCCCGCGTCGCAGCCGTTAAGGCCACGCCTCGCCTAGACTTGCCCTGACCGGACACGATCCGGCCCCCGGCGTGCCGGGAAGAAAATTTCGAACCGACCCTTGGAACCGGCCCGGTCCGCCCACACAGAGTGGCGCACATTGCTCAGAGGTGCTCGATGCGCGCCAATACTCCGCAGACGGATAGCGTGGAACTCCCCGCCGATAACGCCCTCAACGAAGAGTCCGCCCCCCTACGCTGGATCGATCACCTGACGGCCTACCGGCAATGGATAGTGATCGCCTTCACGTTGCTGGTGTTCATCCTCGGCCTGCTGGCCTGCTGGCATCTGCTGCGGGAACTGGACCCGGACGCCCTGCGCGCCGCCGTCCGCGAGGTGCCCACCAGCAGCCTGCTGCTGGCCTTGGCGGCGACCGCCACCAGCTTCACCGCCTACGTGGGTTATGAGTGGTCGGGCTGCCGCTTCGCCGGGGTGCGCCTGCCCCTGTCGCGCATGGCCCTGGGCAGCTTCTGCGCGGCCGGCATCGGCAACGCCGTGGGC
This genomic window from Pseudomonas furukawaii contains:
- a CDS encoding DNA cytosine methyltransferase, with protein sequence MNNLYRIHPQSSFNFGGLVIDNFAGGGGASTGIEMALGRPVDIAINHDPEAIAMHEVNHPHTKHYCESVWEVDPRTITGGKPVELAWFSPDCKHFSKAKGGKPVKKEIRGLAWVAIRYAATVKPRVIMLENVEEFITWGPLADGRPCPKNKGRTFNSFVNALRRHGYQVEWRELRGNAYGAATIRKRLFLIARCDGRPIAWPEPTHAPADSPEVKAKRALPQRLAADIIDWSIPCPSIFLTREEGKAAGVRRPLAEATMRRIARGIQRFVLDAEQPFLVKVNHGYDYFRGQSLEEPLQTMTSKLGTGLVVPKLAPFITEHANGTTQRNMPIDAPLRTICAEVKGGHFALVAPTLVQLGYGEREGQAPRVPGLDKPLGTVVAGGGKHGLVAAFLAKHFGGNYTGPGADLATALHTITPQDHHALVTAHIQRDFTGSTGHAADEPLATVTAGGSGKAALVASSLVKLRGTSRHGQPLDEPLHTVSAQGNHHAEVRAFLLKYYEHGNGQALNEPLHTITTKDRIGLVMVKGEPYQIVDIGMRMLEPHELYAAQGFPANYIHNRTATKPELSKAAQVRMCGNSVCPPVAAALVRANLVEQQQSEEAA
- a CDS encoding DNA-methyltransferase; this encodes MSERYQLHLGDCLVVMRSMDDNSVDSIVTDPPYGLSFMGKRWDCDVPAIEVWAECLRVLKPGGHLLAFAGTRTQHRMAVRIEDAGFEIRDLIAWVYGSGFPKSRNLDGDWQGWGTALKPAMEPITIARKPLAGTVAANVLAHGTGALNIDGCRIPAEAMQPNTGAGGLPRRRPEEQRGAGVVAQPHPSGRWPANLIHDGSAEVVEAFPDETGASAPVKGTEPTANGFSGAVKYSGMLDRVPGAFHGDSGSAARFFYCPKTSRLDRNEGCEDMERKPLHWSSGDQNPGSFQSAGTDKSSQNHHPTVKPTDLMAYLCRLVTPPGGTVLDPFMGSGSTGKAAMREGFRFIGCELSPEYFAIAQARIGHELDRANAAIEEAAARAAQLDIFAITPQEDAA
- a CDS encoding helix-turn-helix transcriptional regulator, producing the protein MNNKPLDRLIKIEEVMLQIGMGRTKLYDMIQLEEFPAPVKLGRYSRWSQLEVQDWIEQQKGKRAA
- a CDS encoding tyrosine-type recombinase/integrase, coding for MPLTDVQVRQAKPGDKPRKLTDERGLFVEIRPTGGKYWRYRYKIDGKENVFALGEYPEMGLAEARAERDKARALVKQGRHPAHVRRTDRARQSLENQSSFKVVALEWINGKVGISDGYRNQLTRAFAKNLFPYVGKMPVRDVTAAHLLECLRRMEKRGATYYAISLCNWLSQMFRFAVRTLRADADPASALYGAFVRKPIEHSRPMSVADMAHFREQLKTYGGFRTNTIALELMQLLFLRTVEIRRGRWEDVDLEAALWDIPAEFMKKRRRHLVPLPPRAVELLKELHSITGGRGLMFPGLRHPDKPVDGSTFNRALERLGMKGFTCHDFRATASTHLYESGLFRGEVIEIQLAHAEGNQTKAAYNHAQYLPERVEMMRWWQDFCLSAVNE
- a CDS encoding bifunctional diguanylate cyclase/phosphodiesterase — protein: MPASCVPSEEVEYLNRALRTLSGCNRALLRAEDEAFLFQEICRVVVEEGGYRMAWVGRAEQDEAQTVTPMAHVGLDQDYVNSLQMTWADRERGRGPTGTAIRTGTPTLSRNILTDPKVGPWRENAITHGIASVLSLPLRVDGRVFGALAICAKEPDAFGERELALLSEAADDLAFGLQALRGKAQRRQAERQVETLNRALATRVAVNHAVIHATDETPLLAEICRVLVEECGYRQAWVDYRQSDPTRPYRMMACDAADGICQGWGSGRHDASFHGRLEQNLEAGQPLVMRDLLNTPTAALHQEARELGFAAALVLPLKVDDDLIGMLVIMAEHADAFDDPEVELLLAMANDLAFGIAALRTRARAVEAETTIRRMAFEDTLTGLPNRLRLRELLDDAISVARQDRRPFGLLHLEIARNQEINETLGYREGDRLQVEIATRLTQVVGPERTVARMGECEFAVLMPNGGAEQASQLARQILTALYDPVELSGLFLEARASIGIALYPGHGTAPESLIRRSGSAMEQAKRANAGFALFQGGLDQECAQHLTLMGDLRRAIDRNELLLYYQPKVEIASNRVCGTEALVRWRHPQHGMLPPDEFVRLAENTGLITPLTLWVLDTALGQRYAWHEEGDERPISVNLSAHDLRDPRLLERIQGSFATWGAKPHWIEFELTESALMEDPVASMQTLSALKELDAHLTIDDFGTGYSSLAYLQKLPVDSLKIDQSFVTRMTSNDGSAKIVRSIIELAHNLDLTVVAEGVEDQLTLNQLGQFGCDIVQGYRISQPIPAEQFRDWEVRSTWH